Proteins encoded within one genomic window of Episyrphus balteatus chromosome 1, idEpiBalt1.1, whole genome shotgun sequence:
- the LOC129906353 gene encoding male accessory gland serine protease inhibitor-like has protein sequence MTADCLIPHSKNGDGLIACEAYFPSWSYNSATDECVFFVYGGCKGNDNRFPSKEICEQNCKN, from the exons ATGACAG CTGACTGTCTCATTCCGCACTCTAAAAACGGTGACGGTCTAATAGCTTGTGAAGCATACTTCCCATCATGGTCATATAATTCAGCAACTgatgaatgtgtttttttcgtttatggTGGTTGCAAAGGCAATGATAATCGTTTTCCATCTAAAGAAATATgtgaacaaaattgtaaaaattaa